One Pseudobutyrivibrio xylanivorans genomic window, TTCCCACTTCACTTAAGGTTGCCAGTTTGTATATTTCGATTTCTACTTTACCGGCATATTCGGAAGCGAAAACTGAACCATCCTTCAAATCAACAAGTGCTGTAAGAGTTACCGTCCTGTCAGTTTCCACTCTAGGAGCTGCCATCAGCTGGTGGGCTGTAAGTATGCTTGCAACCATGGCTGCTGCTAAAAATATTCCAACTATTTTCTTTTTCCAAAAATGCTTTTTATTCACTGGCGACTCCCTTCCAAGCCACTAGGCCTTTGACTCATTAATCGCTCTGTCTTCATCGTCCAAAGGACTACACTTGTTAAAATGCATTCCTTTCAGCTATGAAGTTTTAAGGGATTTCCTCCCCGGTGCTTATTGCACCGGGGGATTCCCTTTTATTTAATTTTGCTTATTTTGCTGACTTCTTTTTGTTTGCGTAGAACAAACCTGCTGCTGCACTCATGAAAAGAATTCCAAATACTGTAAATGCTACTGTTCCAGAACCACCTGTGAATGGAAGTGTAATAAGTGTGGTATCTGACATAATTGCTGTTCCAATCATGAACTTAGCATCTTCTTCGTCAGGATCATCAATCCAACTATCTGAAGTAACTGCTACAGGATTTAAGTTAAGTGAGTAACCCTGAGGTGCTTCAATTTCTTCGAACCAGTATGTCTTATCCTTATCAAATCCAGATGCGATTGCGATTCCGCCTGCTGTTGTAAGTGGATTTACCTTTGCCTCTGCTAATGTTCCCCATCCTGTAAGCTTTCCTTCTGCATCGAGGATTGCGTACTTAGCATTTTCATCTATACCATCTTTGATTACGAACTTTGCTCCATTAAGAAGCTCTGGCTCTTCGCCTTCTGCTGGAACGTTTGTCTTCATAATCTGAAGCTTAGATGTATAAGACTTAACTGTCTTTCCTGTTGTGTTGTTTACGTTTACATCGTTTGAAATTGCTGAACCAGTTGCGATTGCTGTGTAAGTAAGTGTTAATGTTGCGTTTGCATACTTGTTATCTCTTGTTGAATCTGTTGGATCATTGATTACCCAATCAGCTGCCAAATCAATTGTCAAGCTGTTGTTTGAAGGTGCGATGTAATATGTCTTTGAATCATTTCCGATTGTTGCAACAACCTTTGTCTTGTCTGCATTTTCTCCTGTTTCAAGCTTGTACTCTCCACCTGTAAGGGTATCAGTTACAACGAATGCTGTTGTTGAACCCATTGGAGAATAAGGAACTACAACTTCAACTGAGTATGGGATTTCCTTTCCAAGTTCAACGTACTCATCACCTTCGCCGTAGGTCTTGTTGATGGTTGTAGGAGTCTTCTTAGCCTTTACTACTGCATTCTTAACACCATCTAAGTCATCATTGTAGTTTATAGCTGCAATCATTGGGCTGTAGGTAAATCCTTCTTCAGTAGCTTTGATTACATATAAACCAGGCTCTGCATTTGTGTAGGTACCTGTAAACTGTTCTGTGACTGATAATGCTTCAAGCTTGTTACCGAACTTTACAACTCTGTCAGCTTCTGAAGAAGTCTTGTAATCCTCTATCTTTGCCTGTGCTGTATCACCTGCAAATCCTGCAAATAATTCCTCGCTGGCTGCATCTACAAATGACCATCCTGTCTTTGTGGTTGTGTCTGCCTTGACTACCTGACGGATATACAATGTTGCATTCTCAGCGCCAGTTACTGTAATTGTACCCTTTGGAACTGTTCCCTCAGCCGATGCTGTTATGGTCATTCCAAGTGCCATTACAAGTGTAGTGGCCAGTGCTAAAATCCTCTTAAACCCTTTCATACGCTTACCTCCTTAATTACGATATTTACAAAACGCTTTGGATTTTTTTCTGTTTCTATAGAAGAGGAATACAGATGTCATCATGAATACCAAACCTAATGCTGTTGTTCTGTAAATTCCGTTTCCACCTGTCTCTGGTAGCTCATAAGCATGAGCAAAATTCTTAAAGTAGAACCTGTAGGTGATAACACTTCTATTGATTTCAGGCTCCACAACTATCTGTGTCTGCTCAACCCCCTCTGCATTCACTGGTATAACAGTTGGTACATTGTTTACATCAAGCTGTATCTTCCAGGTTTCATCACTCTTGGCAAATCCCGCAGGTGCTGCCAACTCTGAAAGGATGTAGGTCTTATTTACTGCAATCTCTTGATCAGTACCAAGAGTCCACTCGATAAGTCCTAACTTATCCTCATCAGATGAGCTGACGCCTGTGTATGAATTATCTGTTCCATCTTCCTTCAGCTCGAATACTGCTGTTGCAAGCTTTCTGCTACCATCTTCGTTTGTTTTGTAGATTTCCCAAACGTTCTTGATGTGTACCTGCAGTACTGGATGATTGAAGAATCTTTCTGCTCCTACTTCACCTCTGTAGTCATATACAACCTTTCCTACTGTGTTCGAACGGAATCCAGCCTTTCCTTCAGAAGTCCAATTTTCTTCATCTACGGATGCATTGTCTGTGTCGGTCTCACCTTCTGCATTGTACCCACTGCTGATGAATTCTGAATATGCTAAATCAGTTGGAACAATATTCATGAATACAACCTTGTAACCATATTCAGGATTAACCTTGTAATCATCTGGAAAATCAAGAGTCACTGTCTTGGTTCTCACATCATACTTTGCAGTCAGATGATATGTGGCACCTCCGTCAATCACATCGAAGTATGCTTCTGTTCCTTCTGGATTGTTTGCATCACCGATGACTCCGTTTTGCTGAGCCGAAACATATGCTGGATTGTTCCAGATATCAACACCATCCACATCAACACTTATGTAGAATTGTGAGCCTGTTACTGGTTCTGCGTAATCACTAAGTGTATCTGTAATTGTTACATTGCTGGCTCTATTCTTTACTTCTGTTTCATCCTCACTTCCTGAAGGTTTTGAAACAATTCTTCCTGCAAGATTTTTGAATAATGCTGCAACCTCAGATGACTTAACTGTTGAAACACTCTTATCGCTTACATTTGAAGCTGCCTCAGAAATACGTTCCAAAACTTCTCTAGGCTTTAATGCAACACTTGAGCCATCCTCTTCAGTAAACTTGAATGTAGTATCCTTGAAATCTACGCCTATTGTGTAGAAGGAATCACAAGTAAGCTGTCTTGCTACTGCTTTTGCTTTGAAATATGCTGTCGGATCAAATCTGCCTCCATATCCCTGACCAGTTCCGTAATTAGTAGGCTCTCCATCTGTCAGGAAGATTACGATGGTCTTGTCTGTGCCCTCTCGCTTGGTAGCTGTAATATTCTTTGCTCGTTTAAGTCCTGCTTCGTAATTAGTTGCACCATCTGTACTTGTGCTGATGGTAAATCCACTGTTTGATCTCCAAGCCGAATTCACATCATCTCCCGATGCGTTGTAATCAAAGTAAACAACCTTCCAAGATGCATCTACATTTCGCTTTGTCTGAATTACATCTCTAAGAGTTTCAACTGCCTCCTTAACATGAACTATTCGTTTAACTCCATTAACCTTATTTCCCATAGAACCTGACTTATCGACTACAAGCACGATGTCAACCTTAGTAGGCTCCATTGTATCTACGATTTCCTCGTTGGAAATAACTGTTGTGTAGTCATAAGCAGGAGGTGAAAATTTCACTCCTAGGTCGTAATTATCATCACCGTTATAACGAATGAACTTTGAAAGCTCCTCTGGTTTCTGATAATCAATCTCTGTGTATGTAAGAAGATTCTTAAATACTACATGGGTACATTCTGATTCAGTAACAGTTATGTCAACTTTTCGACCTCCTATCGTTCCTGGGTCATACCTATTTATTTCTGTTCCGTCTACAAAAGTTTTTGTAGTAAAATCTCCCAGTGTATAAGCCTCACCACTAACTCCTTCTTCAATTACCTGATATGCTCCCGCTGGTGTTGAGGTAAGTGCAAAGTCAGCGCTTTGACCAGTCTTTAATAAAAACTTTCCTTCAGCATCTGTATAACGTCTCTCAGTTCCAACAAAGAATGCTTTTTCTCCGACCGCTGTTCCATCAGCCTTCAGTAGTTTAAAGATGTACGCTGTATCCGTATCTGTTGCTGCAGTTCCTGTTGCCTTTTTCATGATGCTTAGCGCTGCATCCTTCTCGTATATGATAGACAAGTACAATCGAGTTGCTTTGCTTTCATCACTTACTAATTCAACTTCATTGCCAACAGTCGTTGACTCTCCTAAGTATCCCCTTATCCACTTGTTGCCGTATGAATAACGATATTTAAATCGATCTATTTCCTTGTACTCATCATTAACCTTCAACTCTGCTCTTAAGAATCTGTAGCCATCTTTTGCTGGAGCGAAGCTGCTATTTTTAATAATCGTTTCTGTTGAAGTCTCACTACTTAATGGGAATGTTATTTCATTTGTAGAGAATTCCTCCATCTCAACATTATCTTTAGTATAGTACGAAGTAATAATCTTTATGTATTTTGTATTTATCGTTGACGACCACTTAATTACATAAGTCGAGAAGCTGTTGCTTGTAAATTCTGCTTTAGTAAGAGCACTGTCATTTTCCAGCTTTAAGCTTGCTCTTCCATCTTCTGTAAGATTCTCAAGCTTGTTCTCTTCCTCATTGAAATGAACCATTTCAACTTCAGTTGTACAATCGTCAGGATTTTCCACAACTACAGGTTTAACTGCCTGCTTGTACTCCATCATTACTGTGACATCATCACTTGGTTCAATTTCGTTTCCAGTCTCTATTTCAATAAATGAAATATCATATGCTAAGAATCCATATGAGTCATATTCTTCAATGTCTGTCTCATCTACAAGTCTCTGTTCAACTGATTCATAGGCTTCCTTTGTCTCCTCGTTCTCTTTCTTGATTGGTGTTACCTTTAGGTCTGCATTTTCTGGAACCGCACCAGATACTGTTACGATTACTTCCTCGTCTTCATAAACAAGTACTGGATCTGGAAGTCTTTTCCATTCGCAGTGGATACATACACCGTTCTCATCATACTCACAGGATTCTGTGTACTCTTCCATGTCACACTCGCTACACTTTACTGTATGAGTGCCATCCTTGTTGGATGTGTATATGAATTCATGTTCAGGTTTCTCTTCTTCCTCTTTCTCTATAAGATTTCCATCTTCATCAAATTCACCTTCAAGCTCATCTTTTACTATTGCTTCCAGCTCACCAGTCTCTTCATTCATCACATATTCGTATGTTACCTTTACTTGGGTACCATAATCTCTCATGATGATTTTGAAATATGTATCTCCCTCTGCTGGCTCTTCAGATTCAGGCTCTTCAGTAAGTTCTGCTTCTTCATCTGTCGGAGAAATGAGTTCCTTCACTGCATCAATGATTTCATTTATCAACCCTGGCGTTTCTTCTGTCTCATCCTCAGTAGGAACTTCGTCCTCAGGTGAAGTGGAATCTGTTTCAGTTTCAGTAGTTTCAGTTTCAGTAGTTTGATTATCTACTTTTTCTGTAACTGATTCCTCCGATGCTTCAGCAGCCTCTTCATCAACAGCTTCAGTGACCTGTTCCTCTGAGGTAGTTGCATTCTCTGTCATCGCTTCTTCCACAGGAATCTCTGCTTCTTCAATCTCAGCAAATGCTGATGCTGACATCGAAATATATAAAGCTGCCACGATGCTTAATGAGATGATTCTATTGAATAATGACTTTCTTTTCATATGATTCTTCCTCACTAAAACCTTGCCACTGATTACTAAATTACTCTTCAAAAAACTGTTACTCACAATAACGTTTTCTGTTACAAAATATAACTTTGTTACTCGAAGTAACTTTTGTAGGATGACTATATCAATTATTTTGTGACAAGTCTGTGAACTGGCAGCTATTGTCAGATTTTGGCAAGAAGTTTTCTTGTTTAATACACAATTTATGAACGTGATGTGAACTCCTCAACCTAATAACTTTTACCCCACAGTTCTAAAAATGGGCACAAAAATAGCCTTAGGCTATAACGCCCAAGGCTAAAATCATCGGTTATAGAAAATTGTATTTCAATAACGATTATTCATTTTTTAACTTTTCATCCGTTTTCTCTGCATCTGATTTCTGAATCATCACTGGAACCTTTTTCTTATTTTTGGCAATTAGGATAAATGTGATAATAATAACCAGAATTGCTATGATTGCAAGGATTATAGCGAGCATGATATTGCGATGAACGGCTTCTTCGCCTGATGCAAACTTTGCTACCTCTTCCTCGTCAATATCAATGATATCTGTTGGAGTCTCATCATCTGATATTTCAGCGCTATCTGTGTTCTGATTCTCATCTGACTGAGCTGAACCTTCTGCTGCATCTGAATCAGACTGTTCTGCATCCGCATCTCCACCAGTGCCATTACCTCGAGATCTACGGTTGCTTGCTGTACCAGTCTGATCGTTGTCACCGGTTCTGTTATCAAGTCTTGAATACTGATACTCGTATACTGGCTGCTCATAAATTGTCTCAGTCTCGTACTCAGTGTCAGTAACTACTATTGTCTCCTTAGTGGACTTCTTGTAGTTGAATGTGAAAACTGTGCCCTGCTGCAAACCCTTCGAAGCAGTTCTATAGTAGGCATCAGGATAATATCCATCCACATGCTTTGCTGGCACTAGAACCTTCTCGCCAAGAGCAGCAAAATATGTATCCGCTGGCAGTAATGCATTACCATCCTCATCTACGTATCTAACCTCATAAGGGATGGCCTCGCCAACGCCATAAGCTGCCACATAGCTCTCGTCACCCTTTATTGAAAAGCTTGCCCTAACATCCATGTGCTTTTCACTATCAAGCTTAGCCTGTGTGATAATAGCATCACCACCAGATACTCTAAGACCTGCTAGGTAATATTTTGCAGTTCCGGTCTGGGCATTTGGTGATATAGAGATAAGTGAATCTACGTCAATATCAATATTCTGACCATATTTCAGACCCTTGATTTCAAGCTGAGTCGAAGCCAACTCAATCTCGTATTTTTCGCATAACTCAGCGACTGCTGCCTCATTGAAAGAAGCATCGGCATTATTTCCAAGATAAATCTTTATTCTGTATGTGTATTCCGCTGCATTGGCATTTACTGGATTGGCAAATGCAAGCGCAAACACAAATGCAAAAGAAAGAATAAAGCTCAGTAGCTTTTTTGAATATCTCATACTAGGCTACCTCCTCTTTCTCTTCTTTTGTCATTTTGAAATACATGAATATGAATAAAAGTCCAATAAATAGTGCGCATCCACATAAAACAAGTGGAAGAACTGAATCACCTGTCTTTGGATTTCCACCAGTAACAGGAACCCCTCCATCTAAAAGGACTATTTCGGTCTCTCCAGGAATAAGCTGTGTAAGCTTTTCGATTACCTTCTTGTGTTCCACGAGCTTCTCATTTGAAACAGGCTGAGCTCCGAACTTGATTTCAAGAGTTCCTAAGGTATTCATGTATATATTTGACTGTGAGTTTCCGTCTAAAACTACAGTCACAGTAACTGTACCCTTTGCCCCTGAATCAACTGTTCCAAGAGAAAGATAAGCCTCCTCGCTTTTACTCTTTGAACCATTGACCTGCTCAAGTCCAACCAAAACATCCTCTGCTGAACCAGCGTCTCCGCCAACAACCTGACTATCAAAAAGCGGTGTATTGCTAAGTGAGCTTGTAATCTTGTAGGAGTAGGCACCACCTGTAGCTCTTGAGCCCTCCTCCAGAGTCTTCACAACGTCAGCACTCATATAGAACTCAGCAGCCTCTTTACTGGCATTCTCGAATTCTACTGAATATGAAATTGTATCGCCAGGCATTGTATTTTCAATAGCTGCCTTGTCCCTGTCATATGTGGAAGTAATAGAACTTCCTGTATATGTAACAGACCAGTCAACTGTCTGTGTCTCTGCCTTAGCAGTGATTCCTGCCAAACCAAAGCTTGTAACTGCAACCGTAAGGGCAAGAACCATATTTAAATATAACTTTTTCATTTCATAGCTCCTATCAGTCGCAAATTAATTAATTGAAATGATATTTCCATTTGAATCAAGGGATGCTTTCACGCCCCAGGCTCCAAGGATTGCCTCAGAAGCATTGTGAGTCTGCACCGCATCAACTCTTAACTCAACAAAGAATCGCTTACCATCGTATTTATACTCGTTAACAACTGTTCCTGCCACATCGCCGTCAACAGTCTTCACGTAAGTTACAACCTGATTATCAATTGTGATAGTTTCAAGAAACTGTGCGCTCTCTCCCTTTTTGAGAGGCTTCGCAAGATAAAATGCCTGTTCCTCAGTAGTTGCAT contains:
- a CDS encoding DUF7604 domain-containing protein codes for the protein MKRKSLFNRIISLSIVAALYISMSASAFAEIEEAEIPVEEAMTENATTSEEQVTEAVDEEAAEASEESVTEKVDNQTTETETTETETDSTSPEDEVPTEDETEETPGLINEIIDAVKELISPTDEEAELTEEPESEEPAEGDTYFKIIMRDYGTQVKVTYEYVMNEETGELEAIVKDELEGEFDEDGNLIEKEEEEKPEHEFIYTSNKDGTHTVKCSECDMEEYTESCEYDENGVCIHCEWKRLPDPVLVYEDEEVIVTVSGAVPENADLKVTPIKKENEETKEAYESVEQRLVDETDIEEYDSYGFLAYDISFIEIETGNEIEPSDDVTVMMEYKQAVKPVVVENPDDCTTEVEMVHFNEEENKLENLTEDGRASLKLENDSALTKAEFTSNSFSTYVIKWSSTINTKYIKIITSYYTKDNVEMEEFSTNEITFPLSSETSTETIIKNSSFAPAKDGYRFLRAELKVNDEYKEIDRFKYRYSYGNKWIRGYLGESTTVGNEVELVSDESKATRLYLSIIYEKDAALSIMKKATGTAATDTDTAYIFKLLKADGTAVGEKAFFVGTERRYTDAEGKFLLKTGQSADFALTSTPAGAYQVIEEGVSGEAYTLGDFTTKTFVDGTEINRYDPGTIGGRKVDITVTESECTHVVFKNLLTYTEIDYQKPEELSKFIRYNGDDNYDLGVKFSPPAYDYTTVISNEEIVDTMEPTKVDIVLVVDKSGSMGNKVNGVKRIVHVKEAVETLRDVIQTKRNVDASWKVVYFDYNASGDDVNSAWRSNSGFTISTSTDGATNYEAGLKRAKNITATKREGTDKTIVIFLTDGEPTNYGTGQGYGGRFDPTAYFKAKAVARQLTCDSFYTIGVDFKDTTFKFTEEDGSSVALKPREVLERISEAASNVSDKSVSTVKSSEVAALFKNLAGRIVSKPSGSEDETEVKNRASNVTITDTLSDYAEPVTGSQFYISVDVDGVDIWNNPAYVSAQQNGVIGDANNPEGTEAYFDVIDGGATYHLTAKYDVRTKTVTLDFPDDYKVNPEYGYKVVFMNIVPTDLAYSEFISSGYNAEGETDTDNASVDEENWTSEGKAGFRSNTVGKVVYDYRGEVGAERFFNHPVLQVHIKNVWEIYKTNEDGSRKLATAVFELKEDGTDNSYTGVSSSDEDKLGLIEWTLGTDQEIAVNKTYILSELAAPAGFAKSDETWKIQLDVNNVPTVIPVNAEGVEQTQIVVEPEINRSVITYRFYFKNFAHAYELPETGGNGIYRTTALGLVFMMTSVFLFYRNRKKSKAFCKYRN
- a CDS encoding SpaA isopeptide-forming pilin-related protein → MKGFKRILALATTLVMALGMTITASAEGTVPKGTITVTGAENATLYIRQVVKADTTTKTGWSFVDAASEELFAGFAGDTAQAKIEDYKTSSEADRVVKFGNKLEALSVTEQFTGTYTNAEPGLYVIKATEEGFTYSPMIAAINYNDDLDGVKNAVVKAKKTPTTINKTYGEGDEYVELGKEIPYSVEVVVPYSPMGSTTAFVVTDTLTGGEYKLETGENADKTKVVATIGNDSKTYYIAPSNNSLTIDLAADWVINDPTDSTRDNKYANATLTLTYTAIATGSAISNDVNVNNTTGKTVKSYTSKLQIMKTNVPAEGEEPELLNGAKFVIKDGIDENAKYAILDAEGKLTGWGTLAEAKVNPLTTAGGIAIASGFDKDKTYWFEEIEAPQGYSLNLNPVAVTSDSWIDDPDEEDAKFMIGTAIMSDTTLITLPFTGGSGTVAFTVFGILFMSAAAGLFYANKKKSAK